Within Actinosynnema pretiosum, the genomic segment GAACCCGTTCTCCCCGGCCGCCCCCGCCTCCGCGCCGAGCTGCCGCAGCACCGGCCGCGCCACCACGCTGTCCTGGTGGTCGCCGAGCAGCGTCTGCACCGCCTTGACCTTCCTGCGGTACCGGCGCGCGGGCTTGCCGTGCAGCGGCTCCACCGCCTCCACCGCGTACCGCAGCCGCTTCGCGCCCTTGCGCGCCTCGTGCAGCCCGGCGTCGTCGTGCGCCCGCGCGACCTGCGCGGCCAGCTTCCGGTAGCTCTTCGCGGCCAGCCCCGGCAGCTCGTCCTTCGCCTTGCCGCGCGCCCGCCTGGTCAGCGGCGGGTCGGCCAGCAGCGCGTCCACCGCGTCCAGCAGCGCGAAGTAGCGCGGGCTGTCCAGCGCCTCGACGGCCGACCGCTTGGCCTGCGCCTCGCGCGGGGCGAAGTGCCGGGTCAACCGGGCCGCCACCGGACCGGGCCGCAGCTCGGGCTCCAGGCCGTCCAGCACCAGCTCGAACCGCTCCCGCAGCACCTCCAGGTCGCGGGCCTGCCCGAGCACCCCGGCCAGCCACTTCAGCTCGCCCGCCAGGTCCGCCGTCCGCCCCTTGTCGACGATCCCGCCGAACACCTTCAGCGCGCTGCGCATCCGCCGGGTCGCCACCCGCATGGCGTGCACCGCGTCCGGCTCGTCCCGGCGCACCCTCGGGTCCTGCGCCCGCAGCGCGTCCGCCTGCTCGCGCAGGTAGGCCAGCACCACGCCGCCCGCCGACTTCCGCCCGACGTCCGGGCCGGTCGGCCGCGCGGGCACCCGGTCGCCGAGCAGGCGGGTCAGCTTCGCCGAGGACCGCGACCGGCGCATCCCGGCCTTCTTGAGCCGCCGCTCCACCGCGTCCAGCAGCGCGACCGTGCCCCGCTCGCCCAGCTCGACCTCGACCTCGCGCCACGTCCGCGCCTCGTCGCCGTCCTCGCCGCCGGTGGCCGACACCCGGTCCTCGACCACCTCCACCAGCAGGTCGCCGCGCCCGTCCACCAGCTGCCAGCGCTGCCGCTCGGTGCTGATCAGCGCCACCGGGGCCAGCTCGCCGCCCCTGGTGTGCACCCGCACCAGCGAGCCCAGCTCCTCCGGCGGCGCGCTGTCCTCCCCGCCCGGCGGCAGCCGCAGCTCCTCGCGGGTGTCGACGCCCGCGGGCAGCTTCAGGTGCCAGCCCGCGTCGTCCCCGCCGGTGCGCCTGCGCAGGGTCAGGCCCGCGCTCGCCAGCCGCAGGTCCCCGGTGTCGTAGTACACCGCCTCCAGCAGCTGCTCGTGCGGACCGGCGGTGGCCGCCACCCCCGGCAACCCGGTCATCGCGGGCAGCCGCACGCCGTCCGGTG encodes:
- a CDS encoding CYTH and CHAD domain-containing protein; amino-acid sequence: MTTSVKETERKYEAPDGVRLPAMTGLPGVAATAGPHEQLLEAVYYDTGDLRLASAGLTLRRRTGGDDAGWHLKLPAGVDTREELRLPPGGEDSAPPEELGSLVRVHTRGGELAPVALISTERQRWQLVDGRGDLLVEVVEDRVSATGGEDGDEARTWREVEVELGERGTVALLDAVERRLKKAGMRRSRSSAKLTRLLGDRVPARPTGPDVGRKSAGGVVLAYLREQADALRAQDPRVRRDEPDAVHAMRVATRRMRSALKVFGGIVDKGRTADLAGELKWLAGVLGQARDLEVLRERFELVLDGLEPELRPGPVAARLTRHFAPREAQAKRSAVEALDSPRYFALLDAVDALLADPPLTRRARGKAKDELPGLAAKSYRKLAAQVARAHDDAGLHEARKGAKRLRYAVEAVEPLHGKPARRYRRKVKAVQTLLGDHQDSVVARPVLRQLGAEAGAAGENGFAFGVLHGLESQRAALVEERFPALWAGLGKPKFA